One segment of Belonocnema kinseyi isolate 2016_QV_RU_SX_M_011 chromosome 7, B_treatae_v1, whole genome shotgun sequence DNA contains the following:
- the LOC117176505 gene encoding uncharacterized protein LOC117176505 — protein MKEGIALLHYINPFTKMYTKRSFSRTTQLFPEKLQNLNGFEIKVGSFTYSPSVFVKRNESGYPTDVSGPEAMIVKILSKLMNFTIIEVPSEDEWWGNWSCQNKNLSSGIIHQLWHNNLQFMTNQGKRALGCPGENSRSTGSLRTCVLIPILKTKNSSLSLNFKWIYLVSIIVPIWIIAQILKFDNSIWSPLIIMQSMLGFTIPREPEKTVERIVFGSVLIAFSAFSSTFFTILTDMKLTEPSELMINTLEDLSRSTFIPKMQENFRFSLTLTDDSIVQAILNKSKIVSKDEECVEMLLEHKNVACIFRDTTAHTAIQSYRDADGEPLMKTIKEDFGPSIKNMLFESKSPYVRAVDKVLIRLIQSGLINHWEEMHSPSVNKSYHRHINMKYESTDLVIPLLYVLIIGYLLSLAIFVGELLTKHVESRIYKCAFICVH, from the coding sequence aTGAAAGAAGGGATTGCTTTATTGCATTACATCAAtccatttacaaaaatgtacaccAAAAGAAGCTTCTCAAGAACAACGCAATTGTTTCctgaaaaattgcaaaacttgaatggttttgaaattaaagtgGGTTCTTTCACTTATTCACCATCAGTGTTTGTAAAGCGAAATGAATCTGGTTATCCTACAGATGTTAGTGGACCAGAAGCGATGATTGTGAAAATTCTTTCGAAGTTGATGAATTTCACAATCATAGAAGTTCCATCTGAAGACGAATGGTGGGGTAATTGGAGTTGTCAGAACAAGAATCTATCCTCTGGTATTATTCATCAACTTTGGCACAACAACCTTCAATTTATGACCAATCAAGGAAAAAGGGCGCTCGGATGTCCTGGGGAAAACAGTCGAAGTACAGGATCACTGCGAACTTGTGTCCTAATACCAATTCTAAAAACAAAGAATTCGTCTCTTTCACtcaattttaaatggatttactTGGTTTCTATAATTGTACCCATCTGGATAATTGCTCAAATTCTGAAATTTGATAATAGCATTTGGTCTCCATTAATCATAATGCAATCGATGCTAGGATTTACAATACCTCGAGAACCTGAGAAAACAGTTGAAAGAATTGTCTTCGGTTCAGTTCTGATCGCATTTTCAGCTTTTTCTTCTACCTTCTTTACGATATTGACGGACATGAAATTGACAGAGCCATCGGAGTTAATGATAAATACTTTAGAAGATCTAAGCAGGTCAACGTTTATTCCAAAAATGCAggagaattttcgattttcactAACACTTACAGATGATTCGATTGTTCAGGCAAtcttaaataaatctaaaatcgTATCCAAAGATGAAGAATGTGTAGAGATGTTGCTGGAGCACAAGAATGTTGCTTGTATATTTAGAGATACAACAGCACACACAGCAATTCAGAGTTATAGAGATGCTGATGGCGAACCCTTAATGAAAACAATCAAAGAAGATTTCGGACCTTCCATCAAAAATATGTTATTTGAATCAAAGTCTCCCTATGTTCGAGCTGTAGATAAAGTACTTATTAGACTAATACAGTCTGGTCTCATTAATCATTGGGAAGAGATGCATTCACCTTCTGTGAACAAATCGTATCATCGGCACATAAATATGAAGTACGAATCGACAGATCTCGTTATACCACTTCTCTATGTTCTTATTATTGGATATTTACTCTCTTTGGCCATTTTTGTCGGTGAGTTGCTTACGAAGCACGTGGAAAGTCGTATTTACAAATGTGCTTTCATCTGCGTGCATTAA